One region of Demequina sp. TMPB413 genomic DNA includes:
- the rpmH gene encoding 50S ribosomal protein L34 yields the protein MSKRTFQPNNRKRAKTHGFRLRMRTRAGRAILKARRRRGRDALSA from the coding sequence GTGAGCAAGCGGACTTTTCAGCCGAACAACCGCAAGCGTGCCAAGACGCACGGCTTCCGCCTGCGCATGCGCACCCGTGCCGGGCGTGCGATCTTGAAGGCCCGTCGTCGTAGGGGTCGCGACGCCCTGTCGGCGTAG
- the gyrB gene encoding DNA topoisomerase (ATP-hydrolyzing) subunit B, with amino-acid sequence MANTDVGATQPEYGASDITVLEGLEAVRKRPGMYIGSTGERGLHHLVYEVVDNSVDEALGGHCDTITVTLLQDGGVRTTDNGRGIPVDMHPVEGRPTLEVVMTILHAGGKFGGSGYAVSGGLHGVGISVVNALSRKVETEVKRQGHVWRQTFADGGKPQGSIVQGEATTETGTTQTFWPDPEIFETVEFDFETLRARFQQMAFLNKGLSITITDERPEHIAGEDDEEAPTSRTVTYKYDGGLVDYVKHLNDAKKAELVHPEVISIETEDLENKISVELALQWTNAYSESIFTYANTIATTEGGAHEEGFRAAMTSLVNRYARDKGILKDKDENLTGDDVREGLTAVISVKLGEPQFEGQTKTKLGNTIAKTFVQKAVNERLTDWFDSHPNEGRDVIRKAIQASAARMAARKAREATRRKGLLESGGMPGKLSDCQSRNPDECEIFIVEGDSAGGSAKQGREPYNQAIMPIRGKILNVERVRLDRALANMEVQGLITAFGAGMGEDFNIDKARYHKIVLMADADVDGQHIRTLLLTLLFRYMRPLIDAGYVYLAQPPLFKIKWSNSPHEYVYTDKERDVLLAEGLKTGKKIPKENGIQRYKGLGEMDHEELRVTTMDPATRTLLKVTMDDAAMADEVFSVLMGEDVESRRNFIQRNAKDVRFLDI; translated from the coding sequence GTGGCCAACACCGACGTAGGGGCGACTCAGCCTGAATACGGCGCTAGTGACATCACGGTTCTCGAGGGACTCGAGGCCGTGCGCAAGCGCCCCGGCATGTACATCGGCTCCACGGGGGAGCGCGGTTTGCACCACCTCGTCTACGAGGTGGTCGACAACTCCGTTGACGAGGCGCTCGGCGGTCACTGCGACACCATTACCGTCACGTTGCTTCAAGACGGCGGCGTGCGCACGACCGACAACGGGCGCGGCATCCCCGTCGACATGCACCCCGTCGAGGGGCGACCAACGCTCGAAGTGGTCATGACGATCCTTCACGCTGGTGGAAAGTTCGGCGGCAGCGGCTATGCGGTGTCCGGTGGTCTCCACGGCGTCGGCATTTCCGTGGTCAACGCCTTGTCACGCAAGGTCGAGACCGAGGTCAAGCGGCAGGGCCACGTGTGGCGCCAGACCTTCGCCGACGGCGGCAAGCCCCAGGGCTCTATCGTCCAGGGCGAGGCGACCACCGAGACGGGCACCACCCAGACCTTCTGGCCTGACCCCGAGATCTTCGAGACGGTGGAGTTCGACTTTGAGACACTGCGCGCCCGCTTCCAGCAGATGGCCTTCCTCAACAAGGGCCTGAGTATCACGATCACGGACGAGCGCCCGGAGCACATCGCAGGCGAGGACGACGAAGAGGCTCCGACCTCTCGCACGGTCACCTACAAGTACGACGGCGGCCTGGTCGACTACGTCAAGCACCTCAACGACGCCAAAAAGGCAGAGCTGGTGCACCCAGAGGTCATCAGCATCGAAACGGAAGACCTCGAGAACAAGATCTCTGTCGAGTTGGCGTTGCAGTGGACGAACGCCTACTCGGAGTCGATCTTCACGTACGCGAACACGATCGCTACCACCGAGGGCGGTGCGCACGAGGAAGGGTTCCGTGCCGCCATGACCTCCTTGGTCAACAGGTATGCGCGCGACAAGGGAATCCTCAAGGACAAGGACGAGAACCTCACGGGCGACGACGTGCGCGAGGGTCTCACCGCGGTCATCTCCGTGAAGCTGGGAGAGCCACAGTTCGAGGGCCAAACCAAGACCAAGCTCGGCAACACGATCGCCAAGACGTTCGTCCAGAAGGCGGTCAACGAGCGGCTCACCGACTGGTTCGACTCCCACCCGAACGAGGGAAGGGACGTCATCCGCAAGGCGATCCAGGCGTCGGCCGCGCGCATGGCGGCACGCAAGGCCCGCGAGGCAACCCGTCGCAAGGGGCTGCTCGAATCGGGCGGCATGCCAGGAAAACTGTCCGACTGCCAGAGCCGCAACCCCGACGAGTGCGAGATCTTCATCGTCGAGGGAGACTCCGCAGGCGGCTCGGCCAAACAGGGCCGCGAGCCGTACAACCAGGCGATCATGCCGATTCGCGGCAAGATACTCAACGTGGAGCGGGTGCGCCTGGACAGGGCGCTCGCCAACATGGAGGTCCAGGGACTCATCACGGCGTTCGGCGCCGGCATGGGCGAAGACTTCAACATCGACAAGGCGCGCTATCACAAGATTGTGCTGATGGCCGATGCCGATGTCGACGGGCAGCACATCCGCACTCTGTTGCTCACGCTGCTGTTCAGGTACATGCGCCCGCTGATCGACGCCGGCTACGTGTACTTGGCACAGCCGCCGCTGTTCAAGATCAAGTGGTCCAACTCGCCGCACGAGTACGTGTACACCGACAAGGAGCGCGACGTTCTCCTGGCCGAGGGTCTCAAAACGGGCAAGAAGATCCCCAAAGAGAACGGGATCCAACGCTACAAGGGTCTGGGCGAGATGGACCACGAGGAGCTGCGCGTCACCACGATGGACCCCGCGACTCGCACCCTGCTCAAGGTGACGATGGACGACGCCGCGATGGCCGACGAAGTGTTCTCGGTCCTGATGGGCGAAGACGTCGAGTCCCGCCGTAACTTCATTCAGCGCAATGCGAAGGATGTGCGTTTCCTTGACATCTGA
- the rnpA gene encoding ribonuclease P protein component: MLSAGQRLRRAEEFRLTMRQGAKAGTRTAVVYLVRTGDANSMAGFAVSRAVGGAVVRNRVTRRFRAIMSGELTRLPQGTKVVVRALPDAASASFDELRSDVSNAVGRALTKAAV, encoded by the coding sequence GTGCTCTCGGCCGGTCAGCGGCTTCGGCGCGCGGAGGAGTTTCGCCTCACGATGCGCCAAGGAGCGAAGGCCGGCACCCGTACTGCGGTGGTTTACCTAGTGAGAACCGGTGATGCGAACAGCATGGCCGGTTTCGCTGTTTCTCGTGCGGTAGGAGGCGCTGTGGTGCGCAATCGAGTCACCCGCCGCTTTCGCGCGATCATGTCGGGCGAATTGACCCGCCTCCCGCAAGGTACGAAGGTGGTGGTTCGCGCGCTTCCCGACGCTGCGTCGGCATCGTTCGATGAGCTCCGATCCGATGTATCGAACGCCGTCGGCCGCGCGCTGACGAAGGCGGCCGTATGA
- the gyrA gene encoding DNA gyrase subunit A produces MTSDSPELINHGRIEAVDLNTEMQRSYMDYAMSVIVGRALPDVRDGLKPVHRRVLYAMFDGGYRPDRAFSKCSRVVGDVMGKYHPHGDSAIYDTMVRLVQPWSLRYPLIQGQGNFGSPGNDGAAASRYTECKMAPLAMEMVRDIDKDTVAFEDNYDGREQEPIILPARFPNLLVNGSAGIAVGMATNIPPHNLREVAEGVQWHLDNPEATREELLDALMERIPGPDFPTGATILGRRGIEEAYRTGRGSITMRAVVNIEEVQGRMCLVITELPYQVNPDNLAIKIADLVKDGKVAGIADIRDQSSGRTGQRLEIVLKRDAVAKVVLNNLYKHTQLQDTFGCNMLAIVDGVPRTLPLDGFVRHWVTHQVEVIQRRTAFRLREAEREAHILQGYLKALDALDEVIALIRRSPDVETARTGLMELLDVDEVQATAILNLQLRRLAALERQKITDDYNALMAEITDLQGILASESRQRTIISEELGEIVRKYGDARRTEISPFDGEVSMEDLIAEEEVVVTITRGGYAKRTRSDQYRAQRRGGKGVRGATLRTDDLVDHFFVTTTHHWLLFFTNLGRVYRAKAYELPEGGRDSKGQHVANMLAFQPGEEIAQVMDLRTYEDKPYLVLATKRGLVKKTDLTSYDSNRSGGLIAINLRDVEGDDGQLRPDELVAARLVAPDDKLMLVSRKGLSLTFEATDEALRPMGRATSGVKGMKFRDEDELLSLDVVTEGAFSFVVTEGGYAKRTAVDEYRVQGRGGLGIKVAKLQEERGDLVGALLVEETDEVLVIMSGGKVVRSLVNEVPAKGRDTMGVIFAKPGKGDRIIGVARNVERHLDGDEAVDPDAVVDTDVVVEDEIVESGTALDDDAAPEES; encoded by the coding sequence TTGACATCTGATAGCCCAGAGCTCATCAACCACGGCCGCATCGAGGCCGTCGACCTCAATACCGAGATGCAGCGGTCCTACATGGACTACGCGATGTCGGTCATCGTCGGCCGCGCCCTTCCCGACGTGCGCGACGGACTGAAGCCCGTCCACCGCCGTGTCCTGTACGCGATGTTCGACGGCGGCTACCGCCCCGACCGCGCGTTTTCGAAGTGCAGCCGCGTCGTCGGCGACGTCATGGGTAAGTACCACCCACACGGCGACTCCGCGATCTACGACACCATGGTGCGCTTGGTTCAGCCGTGGTCCCTGCGCTACCCGCTGATTCAGGGTCAGGGAAACTTCGGTTCCCCTGGCAACGACGGTGCTGCCGCCTCCAGGTACACCGAGTGCAAGATGGCGCCGTTGGCCATGGAGATGGTCCGCGACATCGACAAGGACACTGTCGCTTTCGAAGATAACTACGACGGCCGCGAACAAGAGCCGATCATCCTTCCCGCGCGATTCCCCAACCTGCTGGTTAACGGCAGCGCTGGCATCGCCGTCGGCATGGCGACCAACATTCCTCCGCACAACCTGCGCGAGGTAGCCGAGGGCGTGCAGTGGCACCTCGACAACCCCGAGGCGACGCGCGAGGAACTCCTTGACGCGCTCATGGAGCGCATCCCAGGGCCCGACTTCCCCACCGGCGCGACCATCCTTGGCCGCCGCGGCATCGAAGAGGCATACCGCACCGGCCGCGGCTCCATCACGATGCGCGCCGTGGTCAATATCGAGGAAGTCCAGGGCCGCATGTGCCTGGTCATCACCGAACTTCCGTACCAGGTGAACCCCGATAACCTCGCGATCAAGATTGCCGACTTGGTCAAGGACGGCAAGGTCGCAGGCATCGCCGACATCCGCGACCAGTCGTCCGGTCGCACGGGCCAGCGCCTCGAGATTGTGCTCAAGCGCGACGCCGTCGCGAAGGTGGTGCTCAACAACCTTTACAAGCACACGCAGCTTCAAGACACCTTCGGTTGCAACATGCTCGCGATCGTCGACGGCGTGCCCCGCACGTTGCCGCTCGACGGCTTTGTGCGCCACTGGGTGACGCACCAGGTCGAGGTGATCCAGCGTCGTACCGCTTTCCGCCTGCGAGAGGCCGAGCGCGAAGCCCACATCTTGCAGGGTTACCTCAAGGCGCTCGACGCGCTCGACGAGGTCATCGCCCTCATCCGTCGCTCGCCAGATGTCGAAACCGCGCGCACGGGCCTGATGGAACTGCTCGATGTGGACGAGGTCCAGGCGACGGCAATCCTCAACCTGCAACTGCGTCGTCTCGCTGCCCTCGAGCGCCAGAAGATCACTGACGACTACAACGCGCTCATGGCCGAGATCACCGATCTCCAGGGCATTCTCGCGTCGGAGTCGCGCCAGCGCACCATCATCTCCGAGGAGCTCGGCGAGATCGTGCGGAAGTACGGCGACGCCCGGCGTACCGAGATCTCTCCGTTCGACGGCGAGGTGTCGATGGAGGACCTCATCGCCGAGGAAGAGGTGGTGGTCACCATCACCCGCGGCGGCTACGCCAAGCGCACGCGCTCCGACCAGTACAGGGCTCAGCGCCGCGGCGGCAAGGGCGTGCGGGGCGCAACCCTGCGCACGGACGACCTGGTCGACCACTTCTTTGTCACGACCACCCACCACTGGTTGCTGTTCTTCACCAACCTCGGCAGGGTCTACCGCGCCAAGGCATATGAGTTGCCAGAGGGCGGACGCGACTCCAAGGGCCAGCACGTGGCCAACATGCTCGCGTTCCAGCCGGGCGAAGAGATCGCCCAGGTCATGGACCTGCGCACGTACGAGGACAAGCCGTACCTGGTGCTCGCGACCAAGCGCGGCCTGGTCAAGAAGACGGACCTGACCTCCTACGACTCGAACCGTAGCGGCGGCCTCATCGCCATCAACCTGCGCGACGTCGAGGGTGACGACGGCCAGTTGCGGCCCGACGAGTTGGTGGCCGCGAGGCTGGTCGCTCCTGATGACAAGCTCATGCTGGTGAGTCGCAAGGGCCTGTCGCTCACGTTCGAGGCGACCGACGAGGCGCTGCGCCCCATGGGGCGCGCGACGTCCGGCGTCAAGGGCATGAAGTTCCGCGATGAGGACGAATTGCTGTCACTCGACGTGGTCACCGAGGGGGCGTTCTCCTTTGTGGTGACAGAGGGCGGCTACGCCAAGCGCACCGCTGTCGATGAGTATCGCGTCCAGGGCCGCGGAGGCCTCGGCATCAAGGTGGCCAAACTCCAAGAGGAGCGCGGGGACTTGGTCGGAGCGCTGTTGGTCGAAGAGACCGACGAGGTCCTAGTCATCATGAGCGGCGGCAAGGTGGTGCGGTCTTTGGTGAATGAGGTTCCTGCAAAGGGCCGCGACACCATGGGCGTGATCTTCGCCAAGCCTGGCAAGGGTGACCGCATCATCGGGGTCGCGCGCAACGTGGAGCGTCACCTCGACGGTGACGAGGCTGTTGACCCCGACGCCGTGGTTGATACGGACGTGGTGGTTGAGGACGAAATAGTTGAATCCGGCACCGCGCTCGACGACGATGCTGCACCGGAGGAGAGCTAG
- the dnaA gene encoding chromosomal replication initiator protein DnaA — MAKDESVNSIEDVWSRAVSRLYSDDSTTAQQRSFLRLIKPLAVVEDNVFLAVSEEFTKSYIESTLRAPITEALSEVLDLDIRIAVTVDSSITPPALPDEEPAQPSRERRPSAAPVAPAVEDPHLNPRYTFDTFVPGSSNRFAHAAALAVAESPGKTYNPLFIYGDSGLGKTHLLHAIGHYTRQIKPQTRVRYVNSEEFTNDFINSIRDDRSLSFKRTYREVDVLLVDDIQFLQGKEQTLEEFFHTFNALHNAGKHVVITSDVSPRNLNGIEERMRTRFEWGLMTDVQPPDLETRIAILRKKAQADDVQAPPDVLEYIASNITSNIRELEGALIRVTAFAALNKQQVDLSLAQVVLKDLISDDDSEITASSIIGKTAEYFGITMEELTGTSRSRVFVTARQIAMYLCRQLTDLSLPKIGEHFGGKDHTTVMYAVKKVEDQIAQRRQMYNQVNEIHARIKQQSRG, encoded by the coding sequence GTGGCAAAGGACGAGTCCGTGAACAGCATTGAAGATGTCTGGTCTCGCGCCGTCAGCCGACTGTACTCCGATGATTCCACCACCGCGCAACAGCGATCTTTCTTGCGCCTGATCAAGCCGCTCGCCGTGGTTGAGGACAATGTCTTCCTCGCCGTGTCGGAAGAGTTCACCAAGAGCTACATCGAGTCGACACTGCGGGCGCCCATCACTGAGGCTCTCAGCGAAGTTCTCGACCTCGATATCCGCATTGCCGTTACGGTCGACTCGTCCATCACGCCGCCGGCCCTTCCCGACGAAGAGCCCGCTCAGCCGTCCCGTGAGCGAAGGCCATCGGCAGCGCCTGTGGCGCCTGCGGTGGAAGACCCTCATCTGAATCCTCGCTACACCTTCGACACCTTTGTTCCTGGATCATCCAATCGCTTCGCCCACGCCGCGGCCCTGGCGGTCGCCGAGAGCCCCGGCAAGACGTACAACCCGCTCTTCATCTATGGCGACTCCGGACTTGGCAAGACTCACTTGCTGCACGCGATCGGCCACTACACGCGCCAGATCAAGCCTCAGACCAGGGTCAGGTACGTGAACTCAGAGGAGTTCACCAACGATTTCATTAACTCGATTCGCGACGATCGTTCGCTCAGCTTCAAGCGCACGTACCGCGAGGTTGACGTACTGCTCGTAGACGACATCCAGTTTCTGCAAGGCAAGGAACAGACTCTTGAGGAGTTCTTCCATACCTTCAATGCCTTGCACAACGCTGGCAAGCACGTGGTCATCACGTCCGACGTCTCGCCACGCAACTTGAACGGCATCGAGGAGCGCATGCGCACCCGCTTCGAGTGGGGCCTGATGACGGACGTCCAGCCACCGGACCTTGAGACGCGTATCGCCATTCTTCGAAAGAAGGCACAAGCCGACGACGTTCAGGCTCCGCCAGACGTGCTCGAGTACATCGCCTCCAACATCACGAGTAACATCCGGGAGCTTGAAGGCGCGCTCATCAGGGTCACGGCTTTTGCAGCGCTCAACAAGCAGCAGGTGGATCTCTCCCTCGCTCAGGTTGTGCTCAAGGACCTCATCAGCGATGACGACTCGGAGATCACCGCGTCGAGCATCATCGGGAAGACCGCCGAGTACTTCGGGATCACGATGGAAGAGCTCACCGGCACATCGCGATCACGTGTATTTGTGACGGCTCGTCAGATCGCGATGTACCTGTGTCGCCAGCTCACTGATCTCTCGCTACCCAAGATCGGCGAACACTTTGGCGGCAAGGACCACACGACGGTCATGTACGCAGTGAAGAAGGTCGAAGACCAGATCGCGCAGCGTCGTCAGATGTACAACCAGGTCAACGAAATCCACGCGCGGATCAAGCAGCAGTCACGCGGCTGA
- the recF gene encoding DNA replication/repair protein RecF: MRITHLHLTDFRSYETAQIELGPGVTTLVGRNGHGKTNVIEAVRYLSTLSSHRVATDAPMLRSGASRAVISGRVQRGERALTIEITMIPGKANQARLNRGNAKPRDVVGILRTVVFAPEDLALVKGDPSTRRAFMDELCVAIQPPLAGDLADYDRVLRQRSSLLKSARGKPRFDESTLDIWDEKLADLGARIVHARLAALEALAPHVSRAYEDVAPGEGDCAIAYSTATQIATRQEDSEEDLSPTPAAAPTAAAPTAATPTADIGAALLAAMTERRAQEIERGVCLVGPHRDDVDIKIGDLPAKGYASHGESWSCALALRLGSFALLSDDGEDGEPVLILDDVFAELDSGRRAALAGRVAGAGQVLITAAVEQDVPEQLREHPGGHRVLHVTPGSVSDE, translated from the coding sequence ATGCGCATCACACATCTTCACCTCACGGACTTCCGCTCCTACGAAACCGCGCAGATCGAGCTCGGTCCAGGCGTCACGACGCTCGTAGGGCGCAACGGACACGGCAAGACCAATGTGATCGAAGCGGTGCGATACCTCTCGACACTGTCTTCACATCGAGTCGCTACGGATGCGCCGATGCTGAGGTCAGGGGCCTCCAGGGCTGTCATCTCGGGGAGAGTTCAACGCGGCGAGCGAGCCTTGACCATCGAGATCACGATGATTCCTGGGAAGGCGAACCAGGCCCGACTGAACCGTGGCAACGCCAAGCCGCGCGACGTCGTCGGCATTCTGCGCACCGTCGTGTTTGCTCCAGAAGACCTCGCACTCGTCAAGGGAGATCCCAGCACACGGCGCGCCTTCATGGACGAGCTGTGCGTCGCCATCCAACCTCCACTAGCCGGTGACCTCGCCGACTACGACAGGGTGTTGCGCCAGCGCTCTTCCCTATTGAAGTCAGCGCGCGGCAAGCCGCGCTTTGACGAGTCCACCCTCGACATCTGGGACGAGAAGCTCGCAGACCTCGGGGCGCGCATCGTGCACGCGCGGCTAGCAGCGCTCGAGGCCCTTGCACCGCACGTCAGTAGAGCCTACGAGGATGTCGCGCCAGGCGAAGGCGACTGTGCGATCGCGTACTCGACAGCTACCCAGATTGCTACCAGGCAAGAAGACTCGGAAGAGGACCTTTCTCCAACGCCGGCCGCCGCGCCAACAGCCGCCGCGCCTACTGCCGCCACTCCTACCGCTGACATCGGCGCGGCACTCCTGGCGGCCATGACCGAGCGGCGCGCTCAAGAAATCGAGCGCGGCGTGTGCCTCGTGGGCCCTCATCGCGATGACGTTGACATCAAAATCGGAGACCTGCCGGCCAAGGGCTACGCAAGTCACGGCGAGAGCTGGTCATGCGCTCTTGCGCTGCGACTCGGCTCATTCGCATTGCTCTCGGACGACGGCGAGGATGGCGAGCCGGTGCTGATACTGGACGACGTTTTTGCGGAATTGGATTCCGGCCGCCGCGCGGCCCTCGCGGGCCGCGTCGCCGGCGCCGGCCAGGTGTTGATCACCGCCGCGGTCGAGCAAGACGTTCCGGAGCAGTTGCGCGAGCACCCAGGCGGCCACAGGGTGCTTCACGTCACTCCTGGGAGCGTGAGCGATGAGTGA
- a CDS encoding DUF721 domain-containing protein, with product MSDKEDEGLRAPQEQPSDEPGASMPRKDAAAQAREAMERARASARERGAARVSPQAARRRKEAKKEAADGGSPMPFGAGRDPRAMSDNVTALLRRMGWTEHIEVAAVTARWREVIGDQIADHCDPVSFEDGVLLLRASSSAWATQMQLMSGQVRHRLNEEFGREVVKELRFIGPSDRHWVKGPRRVKGRGPRDTYG from the coding sequence ATGAGTGACAAGGAAGACGAGGGTCTTAGGGCCCCGCAGGAGCAGCCGTCTGATGAGCCGGGCGCCTCAATGCCTCGCAAGGATGCGGCGGCCCAAGCGAGGGAGGCGATGGAGCGCGCGCGGGCTTCCGCCCGCGAGAGGGGCGCCGCACGGGTCTCTCCCCAAGCGGCACGCCGGCGCAAGGAGGCTAAGAAGGAGGCGGCGGACGGCGGCTCGCCTATGCCCTTCGGCGCTGGCCGCGACCCGCGCGCCATGAGCGACAACGTCACCGCACTGCTGCGGCGCATGGGCTGGACCGAGCACATCGAGGTGGCTGCAGTGACGGCTCGGTGGCGCGAGGTCATCGGCGACCAGATCGCTGACCATTGCGATCCGGTCAGCTTCGAAGACGGCGTGCTGCTGCTGCGCGCCTCCTCGAGCGCATGGGCCACCCAAATGCAACTGATGTCCGGCCAAGTGAGGCATCGCCTCAATGAGGAGTTCGGCCGCGAGGTCGTGAAGGAGCTGCGATTCATCGGGCCCAGCGACCGGCACTGGGTCAAGGGGCCTCGCCGAGTGAAGGGCCGCGGCCCACGCGACACGTACGGCTAA
- the yidD gene encoding membrane protein insertion efficiency factor YidD: MSVVTAVVRLPALVLMGAIRLYQLVVSPLIGPTCKYYPSCSHYGLEAVSRHGALRGTVLAAWRVLRCNPWSNGGVDEVPPVGEPLFRHHHQTSSVAT; the protein is encoded by the coding sequence ATGAGCGTCGTGACCGCAGTGGTGCGGCTACCCGCGCTCGTGCTGATGGGCGCCATTCGTCTCTATCAACTCGTTGTCTCGCCGTTGATCGGCCCCACCTGCAAGTACTACCCCTCGTGTTCGCACTACGGCTTGGAAGCTGTGAGCCGGCACGGCGCATTGCGCGGTACGGTGCTGGCAGCGTGGAGGGTGCTTCGCTGTAACCCGTGGAGCAACGGCGGGGTCGACGAAGTGCCGCCGGTTGGCGAGCCGCTGTTCAGGCACCACCACCAGACTTCATCAGTAGCTACGTAA
- the dnaN gene encoding DNA polymerase III subunit beta — protein MKFSVDRDVLNDAVAWTARAVPHRPPVPVLAGVLIEADGAGTVKLSSFDYEVSARGEFAADVEDGGAVLVSGRLLREISNALPHKPVKFELEGSKVSVTCGASRFSLATMPVDQYPALPTMPDTSGTVDGAALLAAAQQVQSAASRDETLPILTGVRMEIEGERISLLATDRYRLALRELTWKPGSPDISAIALVRAKTLTDTAKSLGTGEVQLALSSGQGVDLIGFSAGGLVTTSLLMDGEYPQVRRLFPDSSAITAIVSTTELIEATRRVALVAERNAAVRLAFSEGEVVLDAGHSDDAQASEAIEATVEGGDITVAFNPTYLLDGLSALGAPYVRLGFTQDTKPVDFVGLDKPGGTVASEFRYLLVPIRIAG, from the coding sequence ATGAAGTTTTCCGTGGATCGGGATGTGCTTAACGACGCTGTTGCGTGGACCGCGCGCGCCGTGCCGCATCGTCCCCCTGTCCCCGTGCTGGCTGGTGTGCTCATCGAGGCCGATGGCGCAGGCACCGTCAAGCTGTCCAGTTTCGACTACGAGGTCTCAGCTCGCGGCGAGTTCGCGGCCGACGTCGAGGACGGCGGCGCCGTCCTGGTATCCGGGCGGCTGTTGCGTGAGATCTCCAACGCCTTGCCTCACAAGCCGGTCAAGTTCGAACTCGAGGGCTCCAAGGTCTCCGTCACGTGCGGCGCCTCGCGCTTCTCGCTCGCCACCATGCCGGTTGATCAGTACCCCGCTCTGCCCACCATGCCCGATACGTCTGGCACCGTGGATGGCGCGGCGCTGCTCGCTGCCGCCCAGCAGGTTCAGTCTGCCGCGTCACGGGACGAGACCCTCCCGATCCTCACTGGCGTGCGCATGGAGATCGAAGGCGAACGGATTTCCTTGCTCGCCACGGACCGCTACCGCTTGGCGCTTCGCGAACTGACCTGGAAGCCGGGCTCACCCGACATTTCAGCGATCGCGCTCGTGCGCGCCAAGACCCTTACCGACACCGCTAAGTCGCTCGGCACAGGCGAGGTCCAACTCGCGCTGAGTTCCGGTCAAGGGGTCGACCTCATCGGTTTCAGTGCCGGCGGTTTGGTCACCACCTCCTTGCTCATGGACGGCGAGTATCCCCAGGTCCGCAGGCTCTTTCCCGACTCCTCGGCAATCACGGCCATCGTCTCGACCACCGAGCTCATCGAGGCGACCCGCCGCGTTGCACTCGTGGCGGAGCGCAACGCCGCCGTTCGCCTCGCCTTCTCTGAAGGCGAAGTAGTGCTTGATGCGGGACACAGCGACGACGCCCAGGCTTCCGAGGCGATCGAAGCGACGGTCGAGGGTGGAGACATCACCGTTGCGTTCAATCCCACGTACTTGCTTGACGGTCTGAGCGCTCTCGGGGCGCCCTACGTGCGGCTCGGTTTCACGCAAGACACCAAGCCGGTGGACTTTGTCGGACTCGACAAGCCAGGAGGCACAGTTGCCTCCGAGTTCCGCTATCTCTTGGTGCCCATTCGTATCGCTGGCTAG